A region of Phormidium ambiguum IAM M-71 DNA encodes the following proteins:
- a CDS encoding HdeD family acid-resistance protein — MTNDTSGEINRGLSSALGFAIALGIFLIVLGIIAIARPFFATIAATLFLGTILLITGIFQIVHSFQTNIRGNFWLKFISGLIYCVGGLLIMFNPLPSLIALTVVVGISILVSSIFQVILAFELRPARNWDWVLLSGILGIILGILIWHGWPENSPWAIGLLLGINLVFDGLWMILFSASARKSLRV, encoded by the coding sequence ATGACAAATGATACAAGTGGGGAAATTAATCGAGGTTTGAGTTCTGCTTTGGGTTTTGCGATCGCACTGGGAATTTTTTTGATTGTTCTCGGCATAATAGCGATCGCTCGTCCTTTCTTTGCTACGATCGCAGCAACTCTTTTTTTGGGAACGATCTTATTAATCACTGGTATTTTTCAAATAGTTCACTCATTTCAAACTAATATTCGCGGTAATTTTTGGCTCAAATTTATCAGTGGTTTAATCTATTGCGTTGGCGGTTTACTAATTATGTTTAATCCCCTGCCAAGTTTGATTGCTTTAACTGTGGTAGTGGGAATTTCAATTCTTGTTTCTAGTATTTTCCAAGTAATTTTGGCTTTTGAATTACGTCCGGCACGCAATTGGGATTGGGTACTTTTGAGTGGCATTTTAGGAATAATTCTGGGTATTTTAATTTGGCACGGTTGGCCGGAAAACTCTCCTTGGGCAATTGGGTTACTGTTAGGCATTAACCTGGTTTTTGATGGTTTATGGATGATTTTATTTTCTGCGTCAGCTAGGAAATCTTTGCGAGTTTAG
- a CDS encoding anthranilate phosphoribosyltransferase family protein: MSKAFRELLKKVGSGNHTGENLTRQEAAAATKMMLLGEATPAQIGAFMIAHRIKRPTGEELAGMLDAYDELGPKLQPKPGNNSPVKVLGIPYDGRSRTAPINPITALILTSAGIPVIMHGGDRMPTKEGIPLIEIWQGLGIDWTQLSLTETQQIFETTGLGFIYLPNHFPLAAGLVTYRDQIGKRPPFATMELIWCPYAGDAHIISGFVHPPTENMFRGALETKGVPYNLTTIKGLEGSCDLPRDRTAIIGILKQNTELERLHLSHNDYGFSNINPPLPPTSNELINQIRSVLKGEPSEMMQSAIWNGGFYLWHCGICPSMEAGIDATKEILTNNNATQKLEEICSAIAALQLSHKI; this comes from the coding sequence ATGAGTAAAGCTTTTAGAGAACTGTTAAAAAAAGTCGGCAGTGGTAATCATACCGGAGAAAATTTAACTCGCCAAGAAGCAGCCGCAGCCACAAAAATGATGCTGCTAGGTGAAGCAACACCCGCCCAAATTGGTGCATTTATGATCGCCCACCGCATCAAACGCCCTACCGGAGAAGAGTTAGCCGGAATGTTAGATGCCTACGATGAATTAGGGCCAAAATTACAACCAAAACCAGGCAATAATTCTCCTGTAAAAGTACTAGGAATACCTTATGATGGGCGATCGCGTACTGCACCAATTAACCCAATCACTGCCTTAATTTTAACTTCTGCCGGAATACCAGTAATTATGCACGGTGGCGATCGAATGCCCACCAAAGAAGGCATCCCTTTAATTGAAATTTGGCAAGGTTTAGGAATAGACTGGACGCAACTTTCCCTAACAGAAACCCAGCAAATTTTTGAAACTACTGGATTAGGATTTATTTACTTACCAAATCATTTTCCCCTAGCAGCTGGTTTAGTTACTTACCGCGATCAAATCGGCAAACGTCCACCATTTGCCACAATGGAATTAATCTGGTGTCCCTACGCTGGAGACGCACATATTATCTCTGGTTTTGTGCATCCGCCCACCGAAAATATGTTTCGCGGAGCGTTGGAAACAAAAGGAGTTCCCTACAATTTAACTACAATTAAAGGCTTAGAAGGTAGCTGCGATTTACCACGCGATCGCACTGCTATTATCGGCATACTTAAACAAAATACCGAATTAGAACGTCTACATTTATCCCACAACGACTACGGTTTCAGTAACATTAATCCGCCCCTTCCTCCCACAAGCAACGAATTAATTAATCAAATCCGATCGGTATTAAAAGGTGAACCATCAGAAATGATGCAGTCTGCCATTTGGAATGGTGGTTTTTACCTGTGGCATTGCGGAATTTGCCCAAGTATGGAAGCAGGAATCGATGCGACAAAAGAAATTTTAACTAATAATAATGCTACACAAAAGTTAGAAGAGATTTGCAGCGCGATCGCAGCTTTGCAACTAAGTCATAAAATATAA
- a CDS encoding inorganic diphosphatase codes for MDLSLIPAQPKLGLINVLIEIPAGSKNKYEFDKDMQAFALDRVLYSSVQYPYDYGFVPNTLADDGDPLDGMVIMDQPTFPGCVIAARPIGMLEMVDGGDRDEKILCVPDKDPRYANVKSLKDIQQHRLDEIAEFFQSYKNLEKKEVKILGWQDVDKVMPLVEQCVKAYK; via the coding sequence GTGGACTTATCGCTAATTCCCGCCCAACCAAAATTAGGATTGATTAACGTTTTGATTGAAATTCCTGCTGGAAGCAAGAATAAGTACGAGTTCGACAAAGATATGCAAGCGTTTGCTTTGGACAGAGTGTTGTACTCTTCGGTTCAGTATCCTTATGATTATGGTTTCGTGCCGAATACTTTGGCAGATGATGGCGATCCTCTGGATGGTATGGTGATTATGGATCAGCCAACTTTTCCTGGTTGTGTGATTGCGGCGCGACCGATCGGGATGCTAGAAATGGTCGATGGTGGCGATCGGGATGAGAAAATTCTCTGTGTACCAGACAAAGATCCCCGTTACGCTAACGTAAAATCGCTCAAAGACATTCAACAACATCGTTTGGATGAGATTGCCGAATTTTTCCAATCCTACAAAAATTTGGAAAAGAAAGAAGTGAAAATCTTGGGTTGGCAAGATGTTGACAAAGTTATGCCTTTAGTTGAACAGTGCGTCAAAGCCTATAAGTAA
- a CDS encoding ferredoxin--nitrite reductase, whose translation MVATATATASLNKFEKIKSEKDGLAVKAQLQDFAKIGWEAMEEGDRDYRLKWLGVFFRPVTPGKFMLRLRLPHGIISADQMRILGEIVQRYGSDGNADITTRQNLQLRGIRLEDIPEIFHILKSVGLTSVQSGMDNVRNITGSPVAGIDAEELFDTRELVQQVQDMITNKGEGNPEFTNLPRKFNIAIAGCRDNSVHAEINDIAFIPAFSGEKLGFNVLVGGFFSSKRCDAAIPLNAWVTPEEVVPLCRAILEVFRDNGLRANRQKARLMWLIDEWGIDKFRSEVEKQLGENLKQAAAKDEIIWEKRDHIGVYRQKQPGLNYVGLHIPVGRLFAQDMLELARIADVYGQGEIRLTVEQNIIIPHINDACLTAFLTEPIIKRFAIDPTPLTRTLVSCTGSQFCNFALIETKNRAVKFIQELETELTLAKPVRIHWTGCPNSCGQPQVADIGLMGTKVRKNGQTLEGVDIYMGGKVGKDAHLGTCIQKSVPCEDLKPVLRELLIKHFDAEIKPELTT comes from the coding sequence ATGGTAGCCACAGCCACAGCAACGGCAAGTCTGAACAAATTTGAAAAAATTAAGTCCGAAAAAGACGGTTTAGCGGTCAAAGCTCAACTACAAGACTTTGCCAAAATCGGCTGGGAAGCAATGGAAGAAGGCGATCGAGACTATCGGCTGAAATGGTTAGGAGTATTCTTCCGACCCGTTACACCCGGTAAATTTATGTTAAGATTGCGCCTACCTCATGGCATCATTAGTGCTGACCAAATGCGTATTCTTGGGGAGATTGTGCAACGGTATGGTAGCGATGGTAACGCCGACATCACTACCAGACAAAACCTGCAACTCCGAGGAATCCGCCTCGAAGACATCCCAGAAATTTTTCATATCCTCAAATCCGTCGGATTGACAAGCGTACAATCAGGGATGGACAACGTTCGTAATATTACAGGTTCGCCCGTAGCCGGAATCGATGCCGAAGAACTGTTCGACACCAGGGAATTAGTCCAGCAAGTGCAGGACATGATTACCAACAAAGGCGAAGGGAACCCCGAATTTACCAACTTACCTCGGAAGTTCAATATTGCGATCGCCGGATGTCGAGACAACTCAGTTCATGCAGAAATCAACGACATTGCTTTTATTCCCGCCTTTTCAGGCGAAAAACTTGGGTTTAACGTCCTAGTCGGCGGATTTTTCTCTTCCAAACGCTGTGACGCAGCCATCCCCCTCAATGCTTGGGTAACACCAGAAGAAGTCGTCCCCCTTTGTCGAGCAATTTTAGAAGTTTTCCGCGACAACGGACTTCGCGCCAACCGTCAAAAAGCCCGACTCATGTGGTTAATTGACGAATGGGGAATTGATAAATTCCGCAGCGAAGTAGAAAAGCAACTCGGAGAAAACCTCAAACAAGCCGCAGCTAAAGACGAAATTATTTGGGAAAAACGCGACCATATCGGAGTTTATCGCCAAAAACAACCAGGATTAAACTACGTCGGATTACACATTCCCGTAGGGCGACTTTTTGCCCAAGATATGTTAGAACTTGCCAGAATTGCAGATGTTTACGGTCAAGGAGAAATTCGCCTGACAGTTGAACAAAATATCATTATTCCTCACATCAACGATGCTTGTTTAACCGCATTTTTAACCGAACCTATTATCAAAAGATTTGCGATCGATCCCACACCATTAACTAGGACATTAGTTTCCTGTACCGGATCGCAATTTTGTAACTTTGCACTCATCGAAACTAAAAACCGTGCTGTTAAATTCATACAGGAACTAGAGACTGAACTAACTCTCGCTAAACCAGTAAGAATTCATTGGACAGGTTGCCCAAATTCCTGCGGACAACCCCAAGTAGCCGACATCGGATTAATGGGTACAAAAGTGAGAAAAAATGGTCAAACCCTAGAAGGTGTAGATATTTACATGGGCGGCAAAGTTGGCAAAGATGCCCATTTAGGAACCTGTATCCAGAAAAGCGTTCCTTGCGAAGACTTAAAACCCGTATTACGCGAGTTATTAATTAAACACTTTGATGCAGAAATTAAACCAGAACTCACCACTTAG
- the panD gene encoding aspartate 1-decarboxylase: MQRSLLLAKIHNCTLTDANINYMGSISIDQTLLDAAGILPYEQVQVVNVANGERFITYAITAPANSGAIELNGAAARLGVKGDRLIIMTYAQFSAEELQNYHPTVVMVDENNRILEVRRYVNELFKDSVIV; encoded by the coding sequence ATGCAGCGATCGCTTCTTTTGGCCAAAATTCACAATTGCACGCTTACAGATGCCAATATTAATTACATGGGTAGCATTAGTATTGACCAAACGCTACTAGATGCTGCGGGAATCTTGCCTTATGAACAGGTGCAAGTGGTTAATGTGGCAAATGGGGAAAGGTTTATTACTTATGCCATTACTGCGCCAGCGAACTCTGGGGCGATCGAATTAAATGGTGCAGCAGCTAGATTGGGTGTAAAGGGCGATCGATTAATTATTATGACTTATGCCCAATTTAGTGCAGAAGAATTGCAAAATTACCATCCGACTGTAGTAATGGTAGACGAGAATAACCGCATTTTAGAAGTGCGTCGTTATGTGAATGAATTATTTAAAGATTCAGTGATAGTTTGA
- a CDS encoding HEAT repeat domain-containing protein: MDFLAKAQIVAEQENWSLLNQCLQHLLQSKSLGVTNHQQILNWALEILNCGDFQDRWDVAKIFPSLGKQAIAPLIDILQDEDADEELRWFAVRILGEFHDSTVISALVDLLKTSDNEELSAMATTALANQGKSAITALVDLLTQEEWRLLAVRGLAHIRTKETITPLLSVVNDSQALVRAMAIEALGSFHDPLVLPVLLAALKDVAASVRKEAVIALGVRSDLKDRLNLVKVLKPLLWDFNLDVCQQTAIALGRLGTDETAEALFSLWESTVTPLPLQLQAIRALGWVETPLVIAYLKQIFLDDFTAANQQIDVQLLIWQEVITVLGQVQKPDLISIATQTLIDLLKSSHPAINLAEIRKKIAISLGLLADPQAVVCLQSLLSDRDSVVQLHAIAALRKFPDAIREAIPSQI, from the coding sequence TTGGATTTTTTAGCCAAGGCGCAAATTGTAGCAGAACAAGAAAATTGGTCATTGCTTAATCAATGCTTACAACATTTACTACAGTCAAAAAGTTTAGGAGTAACTAATCATCAGCAAATTCTGAATTGGGCTTTAGAGATTTTAAATTGCGGAGATTTTCAGGATCGCTGGGATGTGGCGAAAATTTTTCCGAGTTTGGGTAAACAGGCGATCGCACCGCTAATTGATATTTTACAAGATGAAGATGCAGACGAAGAATTACGTTGGTTTGCTGTTAGAATTTTAGGTGAATTTCATGATTCTACTGTAATTTCTGCTTTAGTTGATTTGTTAAAAACTTCAGATAACGAAGAATTAAGCGCAATGGCGACGACTGCTTTAGCTAATCAGGGAAAAAGTGCAATTACAGCTTTAGTAGATTTATTAACTCAGGAAGAATGGCGGCTTTTAGCAGTTCGAGGACTTGCCCATATTCGCACAAAAGAAACAATTACTCCGTTATTATCTGTGGTGAATGACTCACAAGCATTAGTGAGGGCGATGGCAATTGAAGCTTTGGGTAGTTTCCACGATCCGCTGGTTTTACCTGTACTTTTAGCAGCTTTAAAAGATGTGGCGGCGAGTGTGCGAAAGGAAGCGGTAATTGCTTTGGGTGTTCGCAGCGATTTAAAAGATCGGTTAAATTTGGTTAAAGTTTTAAAGCCTTTATTGTGGGATTTTAATTTGGATGTTTGTCAACAAACAGCGATCGCATTAGGACGTTTGGGTACTGATGAAACTGCTGAGGCTTTGTTTTCTTTATGGGAATCAACAGTGACTCCTTTACCTTTACAATTACAAGCGATTCGGGCTTTAGGTTGGGTGGAAACTCCTTTGGTGATCGCATATTTAAAGCAAATTTTTCTCGATGATTTTACTGCTGCTAATCAACAAATTGACGTTCAATTGTTGATTTGGCAAGAGGTAATTACTGTTTTAGGTCAAGTTCAAAAACCTGATTTAATTTCTATAGCTACTCAAACTTTAATTGATTTACTTAAGTCTTCTCATCCAGCCATAAATTTGGCGGAAATTCGCAAAAAGATAGCTATTAGTTTGGGATTGTTGGCAGATCCTCAAGCGGTAGTTTGTTTGCAAAGTTTATTGTCCGATCGAGATTCTGTAGTGCAGCTACACGCGATCGCAGCTTTAAGAAAGTTTCCCGACGCGATTCGGGAAGCAATCCCTTCGCAAATTTAA
- a CDS encoding CmpA/NrtA family ABC transporter substrate-binding protein codes for MSTYSRRKFLLTAGITTAGTLLVHGCTSGSNNATNTTPNANTTTTTTNNASPSAVPAVNVNPADAPEVTTAKLGFIALTDSAPLIVAKEKGFFDKYGMKDVEVLKQASWPVTRDNLETGSAGGGIDGAHILSPMPYLMTLGQTKTKQPVPMYILARLNTNGQAISIANSYKEFKVGLDSKGLKDAFSKAKSTGKTDLKAAMTFPGGTHDLWMRYWLAAGGINPDQDIAVIPVPPAQMVANMRSGSMETFCVGEPWNAQLINQGLGYTALVTGELWKDHPEKAFAMRQEWVDKNPKAAKALLMAVLEAQQWCEKLENKEEMCQIISQKKWTSVPVKDIIERSKGNIEYGDGRPPVQSSPIFMKFWADNASYPYKSHDLWFLTEDIRWGYIPADTNTKQLIDKVNREDLWKEAAKSLGVPEAEIPTSTSRGIETFFDGVKFDPENPQEYLKSLAIKKV; via the coding sequence ATGTCCACATATTCCAGAAGAAAATTTTTACTCACCGCAGGAATTACCACCGCCGGAACATTACTCGTACATGGTTGTACTTCTGGCAGCAATAACGCCACCAATACAACACCCAACGCTAATACAACAACTACAACTACTAATAATGCTTCTCCCAGTGCAGTACCAGCAGTAAATGTTAATCCGGCTGATGCACCAGAAGTAACAACTGCTAAATTAGGATTTATTGCTTTAACTGATTCCGCACCTTTAATCGTTGCCAAAGAAAAAGGATTTTTTGACAAGTATGGCATGAAAGATGTGGAAGTCCTCAAGCAAGCATCTTGGCCTGTAACCCGCGATAATTTAGAAACAGGTTCCGCAGGTGGTGGAATTGATGGGGCACATATCTTAAGCCCAATGCCTTACTTGATGACCTTGGGACAAACCAAAACAAAACAACCAGTCCCAATGTATATCTTGGCGCGGTTAAATACTAATGGACAAGCGATTTCTATTGCTAACAGCTACAAAGAATTTAAAGTTGGGTTAGACAGTAAAGGTTTAAAAGACGCTTTCAGTAAAGCCAAATCTACAGGGAAAACCGATCTAAAAGCAGCGATGACTTTTCCTGGTGGAACTCACGACCTTTGGATGCGTTACTGGTTAGCTGCTGGTGGCATTAATCCTGACCAAGATATTGCTGTAATTCCTGTACCACCAGCCCAAATGGTAGCTAACATGAGAAGCGGCAGTATGGAAACTTTTTGTGTTGGTGAACCTTGGAACGCGCAATTAATTAACCAAGGCTTAGGTTACACCGCATTAGTAACAGGTGAATTGTGGAAAGATCACCCAGAAAAAGCCTTTGCAATGCGCCAAGAATGGGTAGATAAAAACCCCAAAGCTGCCAAAGCATTATTAATGGCCGTTTTGGAAGCGCAACAATGGTGCGAAAAACTGGAAAATAAAGAAGAAATGTGTCAAATTATTTCCCAGAAAAAATGGACTTCTGTGCCAGTAAAAGATATCATCGAACGTTCTAAAGGTAATATTGAATACGGCGATGGTCGTCCTCCAGTTCAAAGTAGCCCAATATTCATGAAATTCTGGGCTGATAACGCTTCTTATCCCTATAAGAGTCACGATTTGTGGTTTTTAACTGAAGACATTCGTTGGGGATATATTCCTGCTGATACCAATACCAAACAACTAATTGATAAAGTGAATCGGGAAGATTTGTGGAAAGAAGCAGCAAAATCTCTCGGAGTTCCCGAAGCCGAAATTCCCACCTCTACCTCTCGCGGTATTGAAACGTTCTTTGATGGCGTGAAATTCGATCCAGAAAATCCTCAAGAATACCTCAAGAGTCTGGCAATTAAAAAAGTTTGA
- a CDS encoding LysR family transcriptional regulator, with protein sequence MRLEQLQAFLAIAETGSFQQAARKCNVTQSTISRQIQSLESDLGVSLFHRSTQAKLTLGGERLLPHAKKICQEWQNATQELAELLSGKQPELCVAAIPSICAYNLPPVLQKFCQDYPATQLRVTSLGSDRALKVLKDGLVDVAIVMNNRFLTASPELIVDELYTEPIEVLMAADHPLAQYQEISWLEITNYPQIVFKVGYGMQRLIQEHFQRLGVNLNAVLELNTLDAFRGMVRQGNAIALLPKTALSDAHYDPTLAVRPTTEPILNRQVVLVTTCDRLQIPPIAHFRSLVHKIIGVDSTTNPNVCTNSATPKTPRSHAIAI encoded by the coding sequence ATGCGCCTAGAACAGTTACAGGCATTTTTGGCGATCGCAGAAACAGGCAGTTTTCAGCAAGCAGCACGAAAATGTAACGTTACCCAATCTACCATCAGTCGGCAGATCCAATCCTTAGAATCAGATTTGGGTGTATCCCTATTTCACAGGAGTACGCAAGCCAAGTTAACACTAGGAGGAGAACGTCTACTACCCCACGCCAAAAAAATTTGCCAAGAATGGCAAAACGCCACCCAAGAATTAGCAGAATTACTATCAGGAAAGCAGCCTGAACTGTGTGTGGCGGCTATCCCTTCTATTTGCGCCTACAATTTACCTCCAGTTTTGCAAAAGTTTTGTCAAGATTACCCAGCAACACAACTGCGGGTAACTTCTTTAGGAAGCGATCGCGCTTTGAAAGTTCTCAAAGATGGTTTAGTAGATGTAGCTATTGTGATGAATAATCGCTTCTTGACTGCTAGCCCTGAATTAATTGTAGATGAACTTTATACCGAACCAATAGAAGTATTAATGGCAGCAGATCATCCTTTAGCGCAATATCAAGAAATTTCTTGGCTAGAAATTACTAATTATCCTCAAATAGTCTTTAAAGTTGGCTATGGAATGCAACGCTTGATTCAAGAACATTTCCAGCGTTTAGGTGTCAACTTAAATGCAGTTTTAGAATTAAATACATTAGATGCTTTTCGTGGGATGGTACGTCAAGGAAATGCGATCGCCCTTTTACCAAAAACCGCCCTTTCTGATGCTCACTACGATCCTACATTAGCAGTCAGACCTACCACTGAACCAATTTTAAACCGTCAAGTAGTTCTAGTCACGACTTGCGATCGATTACAAATTCCGCCAATAGCCCATTTCCGCAGTTTAGTTCACAAAATAATTGGTGTAGACTCAACAACTAATCCCAATGTGTGTACAAATTCTGCTACTCCCAAAACTCCCAGATCTCATGCGATCGCTATCTAA
- a CDS encoding molybdenum cofactor guanylyltransferase, which translates to MNISALILAGGRSTRMGEDKALIPWDGIPLLTRVSQVATECCQQVYILTPWPEKYQEIVSEKCQFLTETHPGQGPLLGLAEGLEKISSEWVLLLGCDLPLLQSKILQNWLENLTRIPSETLAVVPHQQARWEPLCAFYRRSALPDLQQFIQQGGNSFQKWLSQTKVATLPVSQACQEMLWNCNTPMDLEKSP; encoded by the coding sequence TTGAATATTTCAGCATTAATTTTAGCAGGTGGTCGCAGTACTAGAATGGGTGAAGATAAAGCACTCATACCTTGGGATGGCATACCTTTATTAACCAGAGTTTCTCAAGTTGCCACAGAATGCTGTCAACAAGTTTATATTCTCACGCCTTGGCCGGAAAAATATCAGGAAATTGTCTCAGAGAAATGTCAATTTCTCACAGAAACTCACCCCGGACAAGGGCCATTATTAGGTTTAGCTGAAGGATTAGAAAAAATCTCTTCAGAATGGGTATTACTTTTAGGTTGCGATCTACCTTTATTACAATCTAAAATTCTGCAAAATTGGCTGGAAAACCTCACGCGAATTCCCAGTGAAACTTTAGCTGTTGTACCGCATCAACAAGCAAGATGGGAACCTTTATGTGCTTTTTATCGCCGTTCCGCTTTACCAGATTTACAACAGTTTATTCAACAAGGTGGTAACTCTTTTCAAAAATGGTTATCCCAGACAAAAGTAGCAACTTTACCAGTTAGTCAAGCTTGCCAAGAAATGTTGTGGAATTGCAATACACCAATGGATTTAGAAAAAAGTCCCTAA
- a CDS encoding Mo-dependent nitrogenase C-terminal domain-containing protein, which yields MLRSGILDNSSFDPYHQLFGNLSQPVSDWLESLEIKEAKIARFLCRLIPAHCMFERDVKLLGRTLFHIPALCKLNPFYTQLMELRFRALSFLADECGEDISQYCR from the coding sequence ATGTTACGTTCTGGTATTTTGGATAATTCAAGTTTCGATCCATATCATCAATTGTTTGGTAATTTATCGCAGCCTGTTTCAGATTGGCTAGAATCTTTAGAAATTAAAGAAGCAAAAATTGCTCGTTTTTTGTGCCGACTCATTCCGGCACATTGTATGTTTGAAAGGGATGTAAAATTATTAGGACGCACTTTATTTCACATTCCCGCACTTTGTAAACTGAATCCGTTTTATACTCAGCTAATGGAATTGCGGTTTCGGGCTTTATCGTTTTTAGCAGATGAGTGTGGCGAAGATATTTCGCAATATTGTCGCTAG